One Pirellulales bacterium DNA segment encodes these proteins:
- a CDS encoding phosphatase PAP2 family protein: MPTISLAPITRCQYLIVGTIIALTFGILLVLGLEIPWGDIWPPLGFCGLLALGAFYYWWKGVECFMLCLKALAILVGTTAVFGPLTYAVATTRWPWIDEQLAAIDAAFGLSAGALVIWTGQHPWFDLLMRLAYSSVFYQIIAVVVVLGFTSDRRLDVFLIRFMLGGLLTSAIFAFLPAQGSCVYFHLPTPGNYIDVLSELARLRRGVAFVSWRDAQGIVTFPSFHTIWAVLLVAAFRGRRLFWPIAILNSLVLLSCVTTGMHYFADVLGGLIVTAIVIVATRHLCPAPKTVAARVATEPSLATEQAVATAPAV, translated from the coding sequence ATGCCAACTATTTCGCTCGCGCCGATTACGCGGTGCCAATACCTGATTGTGGGCACGATCATCGCGCTGACCTTTGGGATCCTCTTGGTCTTGGGCCTCGAAATCCCCTGGGGCGATATTTGGCCGCCGTTGGGGTTTTGCGGTCTCTTGGCCCTCGGCGCCTTTTACTACTGGTGGAAAGGGGTCGAGTGCTTCATGCTTTGCCTCAAGGCCCTGGCGATCCTAGTCGGCACAACCGCTGTATTCGGCCCGTTGACCTACGCTGTGGCGACGACTCGCTGGCCCTGGATCGACGAACAGTTAGCCGCGATTGACGCGGCGTTTGGGCTTTCGGCGGGCGCGCTGGTGATTTGGACAGGCCAGCACCCGTGGTTCGATCTGCTGATGCGGCTCGCCTACAGCTCGGTCTTTTACCAGATCATTGCCGTTGTCGTGGTGCTCGGCTTCACGTCGGATCGCCGATTGGACGTGTTCTTGATCCGGTTCATGCTGGGCGGGCTGCTGACTTCGGCGATCTTCGCGTTTCTCCCGGCCCAGGGAAGCTGCGTCTATTTCCATTTGCCGACACCTGGCAATTACATCGATGTGCTGAGCGAGCTGGCCCGACTTCGCAGAGGGGTCGCCTTCGTGTCCTGGCGAGATGCCCAAGGAATCGTCACGTTTCCGAGCTTTCACACGATCTGGGCCGTCCTGCTCGTCGCAGCGTTTCGCGGGCGGCGCCTATTTTGGCCGATTGCGATCCTCAATTCGCTCGTGCTGCTTTCGTGTGTGACGACGGGCATGCACTATTTTGCGGATGTGCTGGGCGGATTGATTGTTACCGCGATAGTGATCGTAGCGACGCGGCATCTCTGCCCGGCGCCGAAAACCGTCGCCGCCAGAGTTGCCACGGAACCGTCACTCGCGACCGAGCAGGCGGTCGCAACCGCGCCAGCCGTTTAA
- a CDS encoding Flp family type IVb pilin gives MKNLALSVRRFLVSEDGPTAVEYAVMLALIIIVCLTAITSIGSKASTTFSNVAASIGGAS, from the coding sequence ATGAAGAACTTGGCTCTTTCGGTCCGACGTTTCCTCGTTTCGGAAGATGGCCCCACCGCGGTCGAATACGCCGTGATGCTGGCGCTGATCATCATCGTCTGCTTGACGGCGATTACGTCGATCGGCAGCAAGGCCTCGACCACGTTCAGCAACGTCGCCGCTTCGATTGGCGGAGCGAGCTAG
- a CDS encoding A24 family peptidase, translating to MLNHLGDFNFTEHWHVWLVTVILVVAAVIDGYKLKVPNWITFPMILSGWAFNVATAGWAGLGWSLMGTAVGLGLLLPAYAIGGMGAGDVKLLAGVGAWVFPETTFYAFCWSAIIGGVIAVAMVIGRRAWRKHKDQFVMIFSEIMTIGNPAELSAIAAERKSSMLLLPYGIPLAIGTIAYFAWAGML from the coding sequence ATGCTCAACCATCTCGGCGATTTCAATTTCACCGAACACTGGCACGTGTGGCTGGTGACGGTCATTCTGGTCGTAGCGGCTGTGATCGACGGCTACAAGCTCAAGGTCCCCAACTGGATCACCTTTCCGATGATCTTGAGCGGCTGGGCTTTCAACGTGGCGACGGCGGGTTGGGCTGGACTGGGGTGGAGTTTGATGGGCACCGCAGTCGGATTAGGATTGCTGCTGCCGGCCTATGCGATCGGCGGGATGGGGGCCGGCGACGTGAAACTTTTGGCCGGCGTTGGCGCTTGGGTTTTCCCCGAAACCACGTTTTATGCGTTTTGCTGGTCGGCCATAATCGGCGGCGTCATTGCCGTCGCGATGGTTATTGGCCGCCGCGCCTGGCGCAAGCACAAGGATCAATTCGTGATGATCTTTTCGGAGATCATGACGATCGGCAATCCGGCTGAACTATCAGCGATTGCCGCGGAGCGGAAGAGTTCGATGTTGCTGCTGCCGTACGGCATTCCACTGGCCATCGGCACGATCGCCTATTTTGCCTGGGCGGGGATGCTGTGA
- the cpaB gene encoding Flp pilus assembly protein CpaB — protein MRSKTVILLALALGCGLVASIGISQVLQRNQDAGPAEETTPIWVAMADIKSGDLLSPQNLKLEQWPKEKVPPGALGKLEDIDGKHSRSAIFQGEAVLEKKLRVSGSSASDTIPTGFRAYTVQGDAMNSHGGLLHPGDRVDVLVFIDQSRGSIETGTKTILQDIKVFAVNDQLTAPDEKLPEAMTAKTVTLLLTPSQVEKATLAAEIGHIRLVIRSPDDKGEVNPAGTRLSDLFTTDKTDRDQENMDPLFGSKAKPSGLAAMLNQIQHAATQNSGQPQPAVEKPQSFTVQIIKGTEITQSEFTRKFDNDSRWENGSAGPPSRSEPAENTAPATTDPSNKSAKGASATKKDGAKSSDDKNDAASAAARG, from the coding sequence ATGCGATCCAAAACCGTCATTCTACTAGCTCTTGCTCTCGGCTGCGGCCTGGTCGCGTCGATCGGCATCAGCCAGGTATTGCAGCGAAATCAAGATGCGGGTCCGGCTGAAGAGACCACTCCGATCTGGGTGGCGATGGCAGACATCAAGAGCGGCGATCTGCTCTCGCCGCAGAATCTGAAGCTCGAACAATGGCCAAAGGAAAAGGTCCCGCCGGGTGCGCTCGGCAAGCTGGAAGATATCGACGGAAAGCATTCCCGTTCCGCGATATTCCAGGGCGAGGCGGTGCTGGAGAAGAAACTGAGGGTCAGCGGCTCATCGGCGTCCGACACGATTCCGACGGGATTCCGAGCCTATACGGTGCAAGGCGACGCAATGAATTCGCACGGCGGGCTGCTGCATCCGGGAGATCGCGTTGATGTGCTGGTTTTTATCGATCAGAGCCGCGGGTCAATTGAGACCGGTACCAAGACGATCCTCCAAGACATCAAGGTATTTGCCGTCAACGACCAGTTGACCGCTCCTGATGAAAAACTGCCGGAGGCAATGACAGCTAAAACCGTTACGCTGCTGTTGACTCCCAGCCAAGTGGAGAAGGCGACGCTGGCGGCGGAGATCGGCCATATCCGGCTAGTGATTCGTAGCCCCGACGACAAAGGAGAGGTGAATCCGGCCGGCACTCGACTCAGCGACCTCTTTACGACGGACAAGACCGATCGTGATCAGGAGAATATGGACCCTCTGTTCGGCAGTAAGGCAAAGCCGTCCGGACTGGCCGCAATGCTGAACCAGATTCAACACGCCGCCACCCAAAACTCTGGACAGCCTCAACCGGCCGTCGAAAAGCCGCAGAGTTTCACCGTGCAGATCATCAAGGGAACCGAGATCACTCAATCGGAGTTTACTCGAAAGTTCGACAACGATTCGCGCTGGGAAAACGGGTCGGCAGGACCTCCTTCGAGAAGCGAACCCGCGGAGAACACCGCGCCCGCGACGACGGATCCTTCGAACAAGAGCGCCAAGGGCGCTTCGGCGACCAAAAAGGACGGAGCGAAATCGAGCGACGATAAGAATGACGCGGCCAGTGCCGCGGCTCGCGGCTGA
- a CDS encoding type II and III secretion system protein family protein, whose protein sequence is MFTHALRRRLSLHLSLIAILAGIIPPAGAQDLQSPPIVYKIQAANQRLEMTVNSSRLLTLDLKIPRAQVNNKDVVDLTALSPNSIQIYAKKAGVTQVNLWDEKNQVHSIDVVVFGDARELSLVLQQQFPHATVAVRPSANSVILSGFVPEPDQAAQIQKIAEDYYPKVISLLKVGGVQQILLHVKVMEVSRTKLREMGFDFWTNNSSFFLASTPSGLLNANSAAGQTVGSFGAPATSAAGDTVRLGVVSDNFAFFGFIDALQQYQLAKVMAEPTLVTVSGRPAYFNSGGEFPILIPSGLGTVSVDFKKFGTQVDFVPIVLGNGNIRLEVKPRVSFLDNTLSVTTQGITVPGLNVREVDTGVEMKSGQTLAIAGLVQDRKEYSKTGIPYLADLPYFGALFRKVKETNNEIELVVMVTPELVDPLDPCDVPPCGPGMASRSPTDCEMYWKGYSEVPSCGPCATGDCLWGGGGVGGPIGVGPESIPTPAPASNGAAPTEPGGSSGKSGYNGPRSSPATGSIPLEPSQRVIVGPPSQYNRSKPQSSRPNAAASREAAEPNLIGPVGYDVVK, encoded by the coding sequence ATGTTCACTCACGCTTTACGCCGTCGTTTGTCTCTGCACCTCTCGCTGATCGCGATTCTCGCCGGGATCATTCCGCCGGCCGGCGCTCAAGACCTCCAGTCCCCGCCGATCGTATACAAGATTCAAGCTGCCAATCAGCGGCTGGAGATGACGGTCAACTCCAGCCGGCTGTTGACGCTCGACCTGAAGATTCCCCGCGCTCAAGTGAACAACAAGGACGTGGTCGATCTGACGGCCCTGTCGCCGAACTCCATTCAGATCTATGCCAAGAAGGCCGGCGTCACTCAGGTCAACCTGTGGGATGAAAAGAACCAGGTTCACTCGATCGACGTGGTCGTGTTCGGCGACGCGCGGGAATTGAGCCTGGTCCTCCAGCAACAGTTTCCGCATGCGACCGTCGCGGTCCGCCCATCGGCGAATAGCGTCATTCTGTCGGGATTCGTGCCGGAGCCGGATCAGGCCGCGCAAATTCAGAAAATCGCCGAGGATTATTACCCCAAGGTGATTTCACTGCTCAAGGTGGGCGGCGTGCAACAGATCCTGCTGCACGTGAAAGTCATGGAGGTTTCGCGGACTAAGCTCCGCGAAATGGGTTTCGACTTCTGGACCAATAACAGCAGCTTTTTCTTGGCGTCAACTCCTTCGGGGCTGCTCAACGCCAACTCGGCCGCCGGGCAGACCGTCGGATCGTTCGGCGCTCCGGCGACAAGTGCGGCCGGGGATACAGTTCGGCTAGGGGTCGTTAGCGACAATTTTGCCTTCTTCGGATTCATCGATGCTTTGCAGCAATACCAGCTCGCAAAAGTGATGGCAGAGCCGACCTTGGTGACCGTGAGCGGCCGCCCAGCGTATTTCAATTCGGGCGGCGAGTTCCCGATTCTGATTCCGTCGGGACTGGGGACCGTTTCGGTTGATTTCAAGAAGTTTGGGACACAAGTGGATTTCGTGCCGATCGTGCTCGGTAACGGTAATATTCGCTTGGAGGTCAAGCCGCGTGTGAGCTTCCTCGACAACACGCTGAGCGTGACAACGCAGGGAATTACCGTGCCGGGGTTGAACGTGCGCGAAGTTGACACAGGCGTCGAGATGAAATCCGGCCAAACGCTGGCGATCGCCGGATTGGTTCAGGATCGCAAGGAGTACTCGAAAACTGGCATTCCATATCTAGCCGATTTGCCCTACTTCGGCGCTTTGTTTCGCAAGGTCAAAGAGACGAACAACGAGATCGAACTAGTAGTGATGGTCACGCCGGAATTGGTCGATCCGCTGGATCCCTGCGATGTACCTCCCTGCGGCCCAGGCATGGCCAGCCGCAGCCCGACCGATTGCGAAATGTATTGGAAGGGTTACAGCGAAGTCCCCTCGTGCGGGCCTTGCGCGACCGGAGATTGCCTGTGGGGTGGCGGGGGAGTCGGCGGACCGATCGGCGTCGGACCGGAATCGATTCCGACTCCGGCTCCCGCCTCGAATGGCGCAGCGCCAACCGAACCGGGAGGCTCGAGCGGAAAGTCGGGCTACAATGGTCCGCGCTCATCTCCGGCGACCGGTTCCATTCCATTGGAACCCTCGCAACGGGTCATAGTTGGCCCGCCCAGCCAATACAATCGTTCCAAACCTCAAAGCTCGCGGCCGAATGCCGCTGCGTCTCGAGAAGCCGCGGAGCCGAATCTCATCGGGCCCGTCGGTTATGACGTAGTTAAATAG
- a CDS encoding response regulator, whose protein sequence is MSNVLRLAIVDPSDSARDSLKTILLGLEMVWLEAECSRYEFFSDVVAQTHPDIGIVALDKDPEKALQLVEQLGQTSPNCSVLVISGSSDGNLILRVMRAGAKEFLPKPVRIEDLVGALERIRERRFGRGETKSRGSSVIAIAGATGGVGTTSLAVNLGCVLAKDPKNSVVLIDLDLSLGDADVFLDTIPDYTLVDVAQNVTRLDFSLLKRSLTKHSSGLFLLPRPVQLEDAKLVTPEDLQRVIGLLKATFSHLIVDLSKSYSPLDMVALEMANHVLLITQLDLPCLRNVVRLMMSLGEMEGMKDKIKIVVNRAGLDAGQISLKKAQETIGRDIFWQLPNEYRTMVEVRNNGVPLIEQAPKAPITQSILQLAEALSGDGKAADEADGGKPGKSRWLGFLGKSKA, encoded by the coding sequence ATGAGCAATGTCCTAAGGCTAGCGATCGTCGATCCAAGCGATTCCGCGCGCGATTCGCTCAAGACGATACTGCTTGGACTGGAGATGGTCTGGCTCGAGGCGGAATGTTCGCGCTACGAGTTCTTCTCCGACGTCGTCGCCCAAACCCATCCCGACATCGGGATCGTGGCGCTCGATAAAGACCCCGAAAAAGCCTTGCAGCTCGTCGAGCAGCTCGGCCAAACTTCGCCGAATTGCAGCGTGCTGGTCATCAGCGGCTCGAGTGACGGCAACTTGATCTTGCGAGTGATGCGAGCTGGGGCAAAGGAATTTCTGCCGAAGCCCGTGCGGATCGAAGACCTGGTCGGCGCCTTGGAGCGAATCCGCGAGCGGCGCTTCGGGCGCGGCGAAACGAAATCTCGCGGCAGTTCGGTGATTGCCATCGCCGGCGCCACGGGCGGCGTCGGCACCACGAGCCTCGCAGTCAACCTCGGTTGCGTGCTGGCGAAGGACCCGAAAAACTCGGTCGTGCTGATCGATCTCGACTTGAGCCTTGGCGACGCCGACGTGTTTCTCGATACGATCCCCGACTACACACTAGTCGACGTCGCGCAGAACGTTACGCGCCTCGACTTCTCGCTCTTGAAGCGGTCGCTCACAAAACATTCCTCTGGGCTGTTCCTATTGCCGCGGCCGGTGCAATTGGAGGACGCGAAGCTTGTCACTCCCGAGGACTTGCAGCGCGTGATCGGATTGCTCAAAGCGACGTTCAGCCACCTAATCGTCGATCTGTCGAAATCCTACAGCCCGCTCGACATGGTGGCGCTCGAGATGGCGAACCACGTGCTGCTGATCACGCAGCTCGACCTGCCGTGTCTGCGCAATGTGGTGCGGTTGATGATGTCGCTCGGCGAAATGGAAGGGATGAAAGACAAGATCAAGATCGTTGTCAATCGCGCGGGACTCGATGCCGGCCAGATCAGCTTGAAAAAGGCCCAGGAAACGATCGGCCGCGATATCTTCTGGCAACTGCCCAATGAATACCGCACGATGGTCGAAGTCCGCAACAACGGGGTGCCGCTAATCGAGCAGGCCCCGAAGGCTCCAATCACACAGTCGATCCTTCAGCTCGCTGAAGCACTCTCCGGGGATGGGAAGGCTGCCGATGAGGCTGACGGCGGCAAGCCCGGTAAATCCCGCTGGCTCGGCTTCCTCGGCAAATCAAAGGCCTAA
- a CDS encoding CpaF family protein, producing the protein MRPGEKAQSSDFEALKRRIHTKLVDKLDLTRVGELEGDVLRREIRLVVEHLCDTEDTLLNRGERERLIEEVLDETFGLGPLEFLLKDPTISDILINGPKNIYVERRGKLERTTVQFRDNNHLMQIIDRIVSKVGRRVDEVCPMVDARLTDGSRVNAIIPPLALDGACVSIRRFGSNPLKLEDLLNYKAFTPEMVMLLEGAIKARLNIVISGGTGSGKTTLLNTLSSFIPNTDRIVTIEDAAELQLQQDHVVRLETRPPNIEGKGAINATDLVRNALRMRPERVIIGECRGGETLDMLQAMNTGHAGSMTTLHANTPRDAIARIETMITMSGFELPLRAMRQQIASAVDLIVQANRLQGGPRKITHITEVVGMEQDTIVMQDIYHYAVEGINESGRAVGRFEATGVRPSFMDRLEAAGVRLPASAFRQRTMLVD; encoded by the coding sequence ATGCGACCTGGCGAGAAAGCCCAGAGTTCCGATTTCGAGGCCCTGAAGCGCCGCATCCACACCAAGCTCGTCGATAAGCTCGATCTGACTCGAGTCGGCGAGTTGGAAGGGGATGTGTTGCGGCGCGAAATCCGTCTGGTCGTCGAGCACCTTTGCGACACCGAAGATACGTTGCTCAACCGCGGCGAACGCGAGCGGCTGATCGAAGAAGTGCTGGACGAAACATTTGGTCTCGGACCGCTCGAATTCCTACTCAAGGATCCGACGATCAGCGACATTCTGATCAACGGCCCAAAGAACATCTACGTCGAACGTCGCGGCAAGTTGGAAAGGACAACCGTCCAGTTCCGCGACAACAACCACTTGATGCAGATCATCGATCGGATCGTCTCGAAAGTGGGACGGCGCGTGGACGAAGTCTGCCCGATGGTCGATGCCCGCTTAACGGACGGTTCGCGTGTGAACGCGATCATTCCGCCCCTGGCGCTGGACGGGGCTTGCGTTTCGATACGCCGGTTCGGCTCCAATCCGCTCAAGTTGGAAGACCTGTTGAATTACAAGGCGTTTACGCCTGAGATGGTGATGCTCTTGGAAGGCGCGATCAAGGCCCGGTTGAATATCGTGATCTCCGGTGGCACAGGTTCCGGCAAGACGACGCTGCTGAATACCTTGTCGAGTTTCATTCCGAATACGGACCGAATCGTGACCATCGAAGACGCGGCCGAATTGCAATTGCAGCAAGACCACGTCGTGCGTCTCGAAACCCGTCCCCCGAACATCGAAGGCAAAGGGGCCATCAACGCGACCGATCTTGTGAGGAACGCACTGCGCATGCGACCCGAGCGCGTGATTATTGGCGAATGCCGCGGGGGAGAAACGCTCGACATGCTCCAGGCCATGAACACGGGCCATGCGGGCTCGATGACCACGCTCCACGCCAACACTCCGCGGGACGCGATTGCCCGTATCGAGACGATGATTACGATGTCTGGCTTCGAACTACCGCTCAGGGCAATGCGGCAACAGATCGCCAGCGCCGTCGATTTGATCGTTCAGGCGAATCGCTTGCAAGGCGGTCCTCGTAAGATTACCCACATCACCGAAGTGGTTGGCATGGAGCAAGACACGATCGTCATGCAAGACATTTACCACTACGCCGTGGAAGGGATCAACGAATCGGGCCGGGCGGTCGGGCGGTTTGAAGCAACGGGCGTTAGGCCCTCGTTCATGGATCGCCTTGAAGCCGCCGGCGTGCGTCTGCCCGCCAGCGCTTTCCGGCAACGCACCATGTTGGTGGATTAG
- a CDS encoding type II secretion system F family protein, with product MSPLLISVAVFMAVAAMVGVVAFLLRGGAETRVEDRLAQLTGAKVSSAARDNLLKDSGVLVQPLDATQGIVAVFLAQFRGLSLWFQQADTTIAPSRFFAICGVLAVAAMAAGIATAIHVALVPLVGLFAGMLPILWLMFRRKRRFKRFAKQLPDALELISRALRAGHSLASGFNLVAEEMDAPIGTEFRKAFEEQNLGIPLDEALDGMTERMPNLDLRFFATAVILQRQTGGDLAEILDKIGHLVRERFQIWGQVQALTGEGRLSGVVLLALPPVLFVAVWRLNPDYVLPLFTDPLGKKMLIAAVVMQILGALVIRKIVNIRV from the coding sequence ATGAGTCCTTTGCTGATTTCTGTCGCGGTGTTCATGGCGGTGGCCGCCATGGTCGGCGTCGTGGCGTTTTTATTGCGCGGGGGGGCGGAAACGCGAGTTGAAGACCGGTTGGCCCAATTGACGGGCGCGAAGGTCTCCTCCGCCGCCAGGGACAACCTGCTTAAGGACAGCGGGGTCTTGGTGCAGCCGCTCGATGCCACGCAGGGAATCGTCGCCGTATTCTTGGCTCAATTCCGCGGCCTGAGTTTGTGGTTTCAACAGGCCGACACGACGATCGCTCCCTCGCGATTCTTCGCAATATGCGGCGTGCTGGCCGTGGCCGCGATGGCGGCGGGCATTGCCACCGCAATACACGTCGCGCTTGTGCCGCTGGTCGGGTTGTTCGCCGGCATGCTGCCCATCCTTTGGCTTATGTTCCGACGCAAGCGGCGCTTCAAGCGGTTTGCCAAGCAATTGCCCGACGCGCTGGAGCTGATTTCGCGTGCTTTGCGGGCGGGGCACAGTCTAGCCTCCGGTTTCAATCTGGTGGCCGAGGAAATGGATGCCCCCATCGGCACCGAATTTCGCAAGGCGTTTGAAGAACAAAACCTCGGCATTCCGCTCGACGAAGCCCTCGACGGCATGACCGAACGAATGCCGAACCTCGATTTGAGATTCTTCGCCACGGCTGTCATTTTGCAGCGGCAAACTGGCGGCGATCTGGCGGAAATCCTCGACAAGATCGGCCATTTGGTCCGGGAGCGATTTCAGATTTGGGGCCAGGTCCAGGCACTCACCGGCGAAGGCCGGCTGTCGGGAGTCGTGCTCTTGGCTTTGCCGCCCGTGCTGTTCGTCGCGGTGTGGCGGTTGAATCCGGATTACGTCCTCCCGCTGTTCACCGATCCTTTAGGCAAGAAGATGCTCATCGCCGCGGTCGTGATGCAGATTCTCGGCGCGCTAGTGATTCGCAAAATCGTCAACATCAGGGTCTAA
- a CDS encoding type II secretion system F family protein, with the protein MSSTSVDFFSFARLMPLAIFGVVALAAWVALEMFGGRKSRATERLDELRNPNARRREEAAKGTKGDAMAKVFERATPAFAKPLQPKNEFEANKLKAKLSAAGFRGNSASSVFLGFKFIGLIVGLTVVGPTMLAVSGATQKSLIYTIFGAALMFYLPDIVVGFIASNRKKSIFFSLPDVLDLMVVCVEAGLGLDQAMRKCSEEMKKTARIISEEFGLSNFQLQMGRQRSEVLQELGVRTGVDDLRSLAAILIQADKFGSSVAQALRVQSDSMRTRRRQLAEEKAAKTAVKLIFPLVIFIFPGIFVVLVGPAAITMINQMFPAMGGH; encoded by the coding sequence GTGTCTTCCACATCGGTCGATTTTTTCAGCTTCGCCAGGCTGATGCCGCTGGCCATTTTCGGCGTCGTCGCGCTAGCGGCTTGGGTCGCGCTCGAAATGTTCGGCGGGCGGAAGTCCCGCGCGACCGAGCGCCTCGACGAGCTGCGCAATCCCAACGCCCGCCGCCGCGAAGAAGCTGCCAAGGGTACGAAGGGAGACGCGATGGCCAAGGTTTTCGAGAGGGCCACGCCCGCCTTCGCAAAACCGCTTCAGCCCAAGAATGAATTCGAGGCGAACAAGCTGAAGGCCAAGCTCTCGGCGGCGGGCTTCCGCGGCAATTCCGCCTCAAGCGTCTTCCTGGGATTCAAGTTCATCGGCCTGATCGTCGGCTTGACCGTCGTCGGACCCACGATGTTGGCCGTGTCGGGCGCTACTCAGAAATCGCTGATTTACACGATCTTCGGCGCGGCGCTGATGTTCTATCTGCCCGACATTGTCGTCGGATTCATCGCCAGCAATCGAAAGAAGAGTATTTTCTTTTCGCTACCCGACGTCCTCGATCTGATGGTCGTCTGCGTGGAGGCTGGACTGGGCCTCGATCAAGCGATGCGCAAATGCAGCGAGGAGATGAAGAAGACGGCCCGCATCATCTCGGAAGAATTCGGCCTCTCGAATTTTCAGTTGCAGATGGGCCGCCAGCGTTCCGAGGTGCTCCAAGAGTTGGGGGTTCGCACCGGCGTGGACGATCTGCGCAGCCTGGCGGCCATTTTGATCCAAGCCGACAAGTTTGGCTCGAGCGTTGCCCAAGCGTTGCGCGTGCAGAGCGATTCGATGCGGACCCGCCGCCGCCAGCTTGCCGAGGAAAAGGCCGCCAAAACGGCCGTCAAGCTGATCTTTCCACTTGTGATTTTCATTTTCCCGGGGATTTTCGTCGTGCTTGTCGGGCCGGCCGCCATCACGATGATCAACCAGATGTTCCCGGCGATGGGCGGCCATTAG